The following are encoded together in the Panicum virgatum strain AP13 chromosome 6K, P.virgatum_v5, whole genome shotgun sequence genome:
- the LOC120711425 gene encoding DNA topoisomerase 1 beta-like isoform X2, with protein MTRLNEKIDDLKAQRDELKVDLGKAKKGKPLGNDKDGKPKKNSPPEQIEKKISAIETKIEKMEMDKKIKEDLKTVALGTSKINYLDPRITVAWCKRHEVPIEKIFNKTLLAKFGWAMDVDPEFRF; from the exons ATGACCAGACTTAATGAAAAGATTGATGATTTAAAG GCCCAGAGAGATGAGTTAAAAGTTGACTTGGGCAAAGCAAAGAAAGGAAAGCCTCTGGGCAATGATAAAGATGGAAAGCCAAAGAAGAACTCGCCCCCTGAACA GATTGAAAAGAAGATTTCAGCTATTGAAACCAAGATTGAGAAGATGGAGATGGATAAGAAGATAAAAGAGGATTTGAAGACAGTTGCACTCGGAACATCAAAGATCAACTACCTTGATCCTAGAATTACTGTGGCATGGTGCAAACGCCATGAAGTCCCCATCGAGAAG ATTTTCAACAAAACGCTTCTTGCGAAATTCGGATGGGCAATGGATGTCGATCCGGAATTCAGATTCTAG